The nucleotide sequence GTGTCTTGTAGGTGAAGCCACTCACACTGGTCCGCCAGCTCTGCCTCCCAGCCCTTGCTGCATcaggaggccttggccaaccctGGATCTGGAGAACATGTCTACACTGAGCCCTTGGACTGTAGTGGCAGCTCTTGGGCATTTTCCAAGGGCAAGAGAGTTGAGGGACTTTAGCCAGTGCTGCTGGGAGCCCAGCTCAGGACAGACAGGTTCctctggggggatgggggaggacaTAAAACTCTGCCTGTGGCTCCTTGGGCTCATAGTGTGTCCAGCCTGCCACAGAAAACCCTGATGGActctgtctccttgggcccatgGAGAGTGGAAATTGGGATTGGAACTGGATAGCCGATGTGGGATGCGTGGTTCCGGCACTGTGGGGCAGCGAACTTGCTTCTCGGAGCCCTGGCTCGCCCAGCTGAGCCGTGTCCCCAGAGGTCAGCTAGAGAATGCGATATGGCCCAAGGCCCATGCTACTTAGCCCTGCTCTGACCTGAAGTCTGCTGAATGGCCCAAGGCCACTGCTCCCTTGACCATGGGAGGCAGCTGCATTTCAGACTCACCCTGAGGTGGTTCATTTCAAGGCCAAAGATATTTGGTTCCAAAGCTGGTCTGAAATCCAAAAGATCAGTTTCTGAAGGGAGAAGTATTCACTAGCCGCTACCCCCCACACCAGTgctggcagaggggagggacagagcccaGCGAGGAGGGCTGGGGCTGAAGGGTGGGCTCCCTGGGCCGTCTGTGCCGCGAGCCAGGGCCTTGCCCTTCTCACCTGTGGCATTATCCCCCGGCAGGTCGGCTCAGCATGTCGGTCAGCGTCCACGAGACCCGGAAGTCGCGGAGCAGCACGGGCTCCATGAACATCACCCTCTTCCACAAAGCCTCGCACCCCGACTGCGTGCTGGCCCACCTCAACACGCTGCGCAAGCACTGCATGTTCACGGATGTCACGCTCTGGGCCGGCGACCGCGCCTTCCCCTGCCACCGCGCCGTGCTGGCCGCGTCCAGCCGCTACTTCGAGGCCATGTTCAGCCACGGCCTGCGGGAGAGCCGGGATGACACAGTCAACTTCCAGGACAACCTGCACCCCGAGGTGCTGGAGCTACTGCTGGACTTCGCCTACTCGTCCCGCATCGTCATCAATGAGGAGAACGCCGAGTCGCTGCTGGAGGCCGGCGACATGCTGCAGTTCCACGACGTGCGCGACGCCGCCGCCGAGTTCCTGGAGAAGAACCTGTTCCCCTCCAACTGCCTGGGCATGATGCTGCTTTCGGACGCGCACCAGTGCCGCCGGCTGTACGAGTTCTCCTGGCGCATGTGCCTGGTGCACTTCGAGACCGTGCGGCAGAGCGAGGACTTCAACAGCCTGTCCAAGGACACCCTGCTGGACCTCATCTCCAGCGACGAGCTGGAGACGGAGGACGAGCGTGTGGTCTTCGAGGCCATCCTCCAGTGGGTGAAGCACGACCTGGAACAGAGGCAGGCCCACCTGCCCGAGCTGCTCCGGAGCGTACGGCTGGCCCTGCTGCCGGCAGACTGCCTGAAGGAAGCCGTCTCCGGTGAGGCCCTCCTCATGGCCGATGAGCGCACCAGGCTCATCATAGATGAGGCGCTCCGTTGTAAGACCAAGATCCTGCAGAACGACGGGGTGGTCACCAGCCCCTGTGCCCGGCCGCGCAAGGCGGGTCACACGCTGCTGATCCTGGGAGGCCAGACCTTCATGTGCGACAAGATCTACCAGGTGgaccacaaggccaaggagaTCATCCCCAAGGCCGACCTGCCCAGCCCCCGGAAGGAATTCAGCGCCTCAGCCATTGGCTGCAAGGTCTACGTGACTGGGGGCCGGGGCTCCGAGAACGGGGTCTCTAAGGACGTGTGGGTGTATGACACTGTCCATGAGGAGTGGTCCAAGGCGGCACCCATGCTGATCGCCCGCTTCGGTCACGGCTCAGCAGAGCTGGAGAACTGCCTCTATGTGGTCGGGGGACACACTTCCCTAGCAGGCGTCTTCCCCGCCTCCCCTTCGGTCTCCCTGAAGCAGGTGGAGAAGTATGACCCCGGGGCTAACAAGTGGGTGATGGTGGCCCCGTTGAGGGATGGAGTCAGCAATGCCGCCGTGGTGAGCGCCAAGCTGAAGCTCTTCGTTTTCGGGGGGACCAGCATCCACCGAGACATGGTGTCCAAGGTCCAGTGCTACGACCCCTCGGAGAACCGGTGGACCATCAAGGCCGAATGCCCCCAGCCTTGGCGGTACACAGCAGCCGCCGTGCTGGGCAGCCAGATCTTCATCATGGGAGGCGACACGGAGTTCACAGCCGCCTCAGCCTACCGCTTTGACTGCGAGACCAACCAGTGGACGCGGATTGGGGACATGACCGCCAAACGCATGTCATGCCATGCCCTGGCCTCCGGCAACAAGCTGTATGTGGTGGGGGGCTACTTCGGGACCCAGAGGTGTAAGACGCTGGACTGCTATGACCCCACTTCCGACACGTGGAACTGCATCACCACCGTGCCCTACTCGCTCATCCCCACGGCCTTTGTCAGCACCTGGAAGCACCTACCATCGTGAGGAGCACCTGCGGAGCCCGCCAGGTGAGTCCTCGGCAGCCTGGGGCCTGTTCCCACTGCACTCCCGGTATCCCGGTATCCCTGCACTCCCAGGCAGGGATAGTGTGTCCGTCAGGGAGGGCTGGGATGGGGCAGCAGGTGGCTGGGTGCTCTGGGAGCCTGTTCCAGATCCGGAGCTAAAGCCCTTACTTGCCATTGACCTTGAGCAGAGTGCGTAAGGCCTCTGCCAAATGGGAACAACCACCTGATGGGTGCCGTGCGTCCCAGACAAGGCTGCATGGCAGAATCCCTGGGGGTCTTTGACAGCACTACATGGAGGTTGGGCCGCCGGCCAAGTCCAGGAGCAGCCCGCATGCAAGGGCATCCTCACGGCTGACACAGCGGCGAGTTAGGGCCTCCCCAGATCACTCTCCGATGCGAGCATTCACGGGAAGGACTCACAGAGTGCACCGCAGGCGATTGTGGTCACGGTCATGGCCTGTTACAGGAAGGAAGGGTCGGCCAAGTACAGATGACCGGGGCAGAGCCCTCCACCGGGGCAGTCCGGACGGTGTCACTGTGCCGCCATCAGCGAGTGGACACATAGAATATTGCCCGCCGGGGATGCTCACCCAAGCTCCAGACTTCTTCCCGGGGCCCCATCACGGAGGCTCGATGTGTTGTCTGCGGGGTTCCTCTCCGACTGCAGGCCAGCTGGTACAGCAGGACCCAAAGCCCCTACCCAAAGTCACACGGAtgtgcccaccccacccctgccctaaACAAGGAGAGTCTATTGGGTAGAGCCACTCATCTCCCAGATGCCAAGGGCAAAGGCCAGGCTTCTTCATGACACAAGTGCTGAAGCCCACGCCACGCCCCAGACCAGGCGAGTCCAGTGCACATCCAGCGTGCGAACGGCACCCAGGGGCCCATGAGAAACAGGGGCGGTGGACAGGAGTGCTCAAGGGGCGGGGGGCATGCTGGAGCTGGGGGGCAGGCACCCTTTGGAGGCAGCAGCAGGGTGCTGCCCCCGTCCCGTGCGGTGGTGAGCAGGCCTTCCTCCGAGCGGGCATCGTGGTGAACCGTGGGCCCCTGGGCCGGGCAGGACTGCGACAGAGGACTGCCCAAGttgctgctcctgctctttgttctTGGGGCTGTTAATGATGTGAGGTCTTTACCCAAAAGGGGAAGGTGACAGAAGATGCAGGGAGCTAAGGGGCACCATCAGGGGCTCTTTGGAGTGATGGAGGGACACAggagggacttgcccaaggcctgAGGACAGGTGCAGAGTCAGCTGGAGGGAAGGACCAGCTTATCCAGACAGGCCTCTTCTGAGGGTGGAGGGGGTCTCTCCTGCAGTCCCTCTGGGGCAGGGACAGTTTCAGAACCACGGTTGGATTAGGGCACCATGAGCTCCCAGCCGGAGTAGGAGCTGAAAGCCGGTGCTGGAGTTGGAGGCACCAGGGAAGGGATTATGTTCTGATCCCTTGGTCAGGCCCTGGGGAAGCCAGACTCTGTGTCCCAGCCCTTAGAACTGAGTTCCGGGGCCACTGGagtgggtgggaggcagggagcctcGGTCCCAGGGCCATGAGAAGCAGGGGCACAGGGCAACAGATCCCAGGCTCAGCGTGCAGCATGAGAAGAGGCCTGGCAGGCTAGCCTTCCCACCAGGGAGGGTTGGTCGCCAGCCACAGTTCCAGAAACCGGCTCTTAG is from Mustela lutreola isolate mMusLut2 chromosome 7, mMusLut2.pri, whole genome shotgun sequence and encodes:
- the KLHL25 gene encoding kelch-like protein 25, whose product is MSVSVHETRKSRSSTGSMNITLFHKASHPDCVLAHLNTLRKHCMFTDVTLWAGDRAFPCHRAVLAASSRYFEAMFSHGLRESRDDTVNFQDNLHPEVLELLLDFAYSSRIVINEENAESLLEAGDMLQFHDVRDAAAEFLEKNLFPSNCLGMMLLSDAHQCRRLYEFSWRMCLVHFETVRQSEDFNSLSKDTLLDLISSDELETEDERVVFEAILQWVKHDLEQRQAHLPELLRSVRLALLPADCLKEAVSGEALLMADERTRLIIDEALRCKTKILQNDGVVTSPCARPRKAGHTLLILGGQTFMCDKIYQVDHKAKEIIPKADLPSPRKEFSASAIGCKVYVTGGRGSENGVSKDVWVYDTVHEEWSKAAPMLIARFGHGSAELENCLYVVGGHTSLAGVFPASPSVSLKQVEKYDPGANKWVMVAPLRDGVSNAAVVSAKLKLFVFGGTSIHRDMVSKVQCYDPSENRWTIKAECPQPWRYTAAAVLGSQIFIMGGDTEFTAASAYRFDCETNQWTRIGDMTAKRMSCHALASGNKLYVVGGYFGTQRCKTLDCYDPTSDTWNCITTVPYSLIPTAFVSTWKHLPS